In Hydra vulgaris chromosome 06, alternate assembly HydraT2T_AEP, a genomic segment contains:
- the LOC136081540 gene encoding uncharacterized protein LOC136081540 produces the protein MTTILRHVLNMNSTVKKACDYYIDDIFVNESVETAENVAKHLEKFGLQSGNIPWNEYVSEDCKEKMKELLHRLEKEDSVGGKWLVPVKGKAELYCDASSIGLGVVLLIGGVVIEDAAWLRPRSDTHHINISEFDSILRGLNLASKWDVRELTVYSDSKGTVGWLNAVLKEKYRVKTRGISQLLVQRRLNTIKEIAKGIRIIVQWIPSELNLADRLSRIPQKWCRRVCATGIIQQKDIWKVHSIGHLDVDRTLQLCLRNNQNASRKEVSAVIASCNQCNSIDPYSVKWKHGQLSVKQNWNQVALDATHAGAERYLSMIDCGPSRYTVCRKLVSIHVRKSKNINSWIPGIVRKQNAWSFDVETANRVFPRYISHLRRRIPKSHNKKDSFNDGLDIPKDEVGNGKGRYNENAVQVEIIATNKR, from the exons ATGACTACAATTCTTCGTCACGTACTCAATATGAATTCTACTGTGAAGAAAGCATGTGATTATTACATTGATGATATATTTGTCAATGAAAGTGTAGAAACAGCTGAAAATGTAGCAAAGCATCTTGAGAAATTTGGGTTGCAGT CTGGAAATATTCCATGGAATGAGTATGTTTCTGAAGAttgcaaagaaaaaatgaaagagTTGCTTCACCGTTTGGAAAAAGAGGACTCAGTTGGTGGGAAATGGCTCGTACCAGTGAAAGGAAAAGCTGAGCTTTACTGTGATGCATCGTCCATAGGACTGGGTGTAGTTCTCCTTATTGGAGGAGTCGTTATTGAAGATGCAGCATGGCTACGACCAAGGAGTGATACGCACCATATTAATATAAGTGAATTTGATTCGATACTTCGAGGGTTAAATTTAGCCAGTAAATGGGATGTAAGAGAACTCACAGTATACAGCGATAGCAAGGGCACCGTGGGATGGTTAAACgcagttttaaaagaaaaatatcgcGTAAAGACTCGGGGAATTTCTCAACTGCTAGTACAACGACGGCTGAATACGATAAAGGAAATAGCAAAAGGTATTAGGATTATTGTACAATGGATTCCATCTGAACTAAATCTGGCCGATCGACTTTCACGAATCCCTCAAAAATGGTGCAGAAGAGTGTGTGCAACCGGAATAATTCAACAGAAAGACATATGGAAAGTTCACTCAATTGGTCATCTTGATGTCGATCGAACATTGCAACTCTGTTTACGAAACAACCAGAATGCATCACGTAAGGAGGTTTCAGCAGTCATTGCAAGTTGTAACCAGTGCAACTCCATCGATCCTTATTCCGTAAAATGGAAGCATGGTCAGCTGAGTGTAAAGCAGAATTGGAATCAGGTTGCTCTCGATGCGACGCATGCAGGTGCAGAACGATACTTATCAATGATTGACTGCGGCCCATCACGGTATACAGTGTGTCGCAAACTG GTGTCAATACACGTAAGAAAGTCGAAAAATATAAACTCTTGGATACCTGGTATCGTACGGAAGCAAAATGCCTGGTCGTTTGACGTCGAAACCGCAAATAGGGTATTCCCACGATATATCTCACACTTGCGTCGCCGTATTCCGAAAtctcataataaaaaagactCGTTTAACGATGGTCTTGATATACCAAAAGATGAAGTTGGTAACGGTAAAGGAAGATATAACGAGAATGCCGTTCAAGTTGAAATAATTGCAACGAACAAACGATAA
- the LOC136081541 gene encoding general transcription factor II-I repeat domain-containing protein 2A-like: protein MDIAKGDNKALYNKSKKRKIEDENRSFHGDWTEKNAVEVVQDLLNDLKNCEAFSLALDKSTDIQDKPQMAVIVRYVTSDVFVKEELLDLVELKDTTRGIDLKEALDTVLVKTNAPKNKLVSVASDGARAMVGKHIGLKGLLNSDPMYPEFIPVHCVIHREHLAAKHIGFGDCKLYSILYKK from the exons atggATATAGCAAAAGGTGACAATAAAGCActttacaataaaagtaaaaaaagaaaaattgaagatGAGAACAGATCATTTCATGGTGATTGGACAGaaaaaaatgc TGTCGAAGTTGTACAGGATTTgttaaatgacttaaaaaattgtgaaGCATTCAGTTTAGCATTGGATAAATCAACAGATATTCAAGATAAACCTCAAATGGCAGTAATTGTTAGATACGTTACATCAGATGTATTTGTGAAAGAAGAGTTGCTAGATTTAGTAGAGCTAAAAGACACAACTCGTGGAATTGATTTAAAGGAAGCCCTTGACACTGTTCTGGTAAAAACCAATGCTCCCAAGAACAAGCTTGTTAGTGTTGCCTCAGATGGTGCAAGAGCAATGGTTGGAAAACACATTGGGCTTAAGGGTTTACTAAATAGTGATCCTATGTATCCAGAGTTTATCCCAGTTCATTGTGTTATTCATCGAGAACATTTAGCAGCAAAACATATCGGTTTTGgagattgtaaattatattcgatcttatacaaaaaatga